The following coding sequences are from one Paenibacillus stellifer window:
- a CDS encoding UvrD-helicase domain-containing protein, giving the protein MPAKPEGSIWSDDQWRAIAESGDDILVAAAAGSGKTAVLVERIIRKIRDEKGGFSVDRLLVATFTKAAAAEMRQRIREALDKELESDPDNGHLQRQLALLGRASITTLHSFCLDVIRRYYQQIPLDPGFRILNEHEAEMMRQELLEELFEEKYEEAGEDGVFIQLADWFSGERSDDAVYALVQRLHDFARSHPWPEEWLRGTAEAFSAPDTDSLSRTEWVSSILEEARLALAGAVSQLKRGLQISLQPGGPAPYADNMEADLALVEELLQAVNERPWAGLHGLFKNAAFGKLKPCKKDSADPALQETVKGLRDEVKNTVADLRDSLFGRPAETFLTELHEAAPLMKELAETVILFGDRFREEKAAKGLVDFSDLEHYCLKILRHKDSKPGLPLPSDAAMEYRYQFEEVLLDEYQDTNSVQEEIVRLISREEPGNRFMVGDMKQSIYRFRLAEPGLFLDKYRSFGRKGQEATGDTESKTRSRFQSESWDGHAEGESSGLAEAGFVQNVEGNGNLTSNPDAGAGSRGIVIDLSRNFRSRMEVVNAVNMVFRQIMNKTVAEIAYDERAELVYGANFPGAAEKGPDLSYAPELLLIDRGGAKGPSEEASSDGEGESGESELAESETAQLEARAIARRIAVMTGREGGEPLQIYDKGLKAMRPVSYGDIVILLRSASLWAPLMTEELRLEGIPAYGDQSRGYFQAMEVEVVLSLLKVVDNPRQDIPLAAALRSPVVGLTEEELAKVRLCGEGSFYDAVIAAAAGTGDAAADEDSWNINEVGAGQDVGIAAARKSAEDNGWNEQDGWNEQDVEELASSAERENRAIAESLLSAGEQTAAAADRTSGAAFAEGAKASAQPQAISAKLQDKLRNFLALLHSWRDEARQGEASGLVWRIYRESGYLEWVGGLPGGAGRQSNLKALYDRAVQFENDTASRGLFRFLVYISRLRENGGDLGASGGSSEEGEGVRIMTIHKSKGLEFPVVFIAGMSKNFNRQDLYAPFLMHKELGFGPRFLERETRVSYPTLPYLAIGRRSRLELLAEEMRVLYVALTRPRDKMILVGTVRDLAGRAGAWMSAAGGNEELLPDHLLARGRSYLDWVGPALIRHPGAALLRKIAGREGAEPLQLRGDASNWSVGVVSSAELENGPSAIRMEGEDAQEARALVLQAVKKGKPVTAFTKGSGWAAEALSWSYPYERESLTPAKTSVTELKSLLTLQNEPSYDLLEDEVDNPGALSAGSGNLHLRRPRFMEQRGVTPAERGTAYHTLMQHIPLEGAVDSTIVRDTLDRLRQLCILTEEQAEAIDPEEASAFFRGPLGERLLKASWARREMPFSYMVPASEAYGGLLFYADSADSDLFSLSGERDVLIQGVIDCLFREDGRLILLDYKSDAVLEHKGGIEALREKYRFQLTLYSKALSDILGEEIAESWLYFFDGSQAVQVK; this is encoded by the coding sequence ATGCCGGCCAAGCCGGAAGGAAGCATCTGGAGCGACGACCAGTGGCGGGCGATCGCCGAGAGTGGGGACGATATTCTCGTTGCGGCAGCCGCCGGTTCGGGTAAAACGGCCGTGCTCGTCGAGCGCATTATCCGCAAAATCCGGGACGAGAAGGGCGGCTTCAGCGTCGATCGTCTTCTGGTGGCTACGTTCACCAAAGCGGCTGCGGCCGAAATGCGGCAGCGGATACGGGAAGCGCTGGACAAGGAGCTGGAGAGCGATCCGGACAACGGACATCTGCAGCGCCAGCTGGCGCTGCTCGGCAGAGCTTCCATCACGACGCTGCACTCCTTCTGTCTGGATGTCATCCGCCGCTACTATCAGCAGATTCCGCTGGACCCGGGCTTCCGCATCCTAAATGAGCATGAAGCGGAAATGATGCGCCAGGAGCTGCTGGAAGAGCTGTTCGAGGAAAAATATGAAGAGGCCGGAGAGGACGGGGTATTTATCCAGCTGGCGGATTGGTTCAGCGGGGAGCGCAGCGACGACGCCGTGTATGCGCTCGTTCAGCGTCTGCATGATTTCGCGCGGAGCCATCCATGGCCTGAGGAATGGCTGAGAGGGACGGCGGAAGCCTTCTCCGCGCCGGATACGGACAGCCTGTCCCGAACGGAATGGGTAAGCAGCATTCTGGAAGAGGCGAGACTGGCGCTTGCCGGAGCCGTCAGCCAGCTCAAGCGGGGGCTGCAGATTTCGCTGCAGCCCGGAGGGCCGGCGCCTTATGCCGACAATATGGAGGCCGATCTGGCGCTCGTCGAAGAGCTGCTGCAGGCGGTCAATGAACGGCCGTGGGCCGGGCTGCACGGTCTGTTCAAGAACGCCGCCTTCGGCAAGCTGAAGCCATGCAAGAAGGATTCCGCCGATCCCGCTCTTCAGGAGACGGTCAAGGGACTTCGCGACGAGGTCAAGAATACGGTCGCCGATTTGCGGGATTCCCTGTTCGGCCGTCCGGCTGAAACCTTCCTCACTGAGCTGCACGAGGCGGCTCCGCTGATGAAGGAGCTGGCGGAAACTGTGATCCTGTTCGGAGACCGCTTTCGGGAAGAGAAGGCCGCCAAAGGTCTTGTCGATTTCAGCGACCTGGAGCATTACTGCCTGAAGATTTTGCGGCACAAAGATTCGAAGCCGGGACTGCCCCTCCCATCCGACGCCGCCATGGAATACCGCTACCAGTTTGAAGAGGTGCTGCTGGACGAGTACCAGGACACGAACAGCGTGCAGGAGGAGATTGTCCGGCTTATTTCCCGCGAAGAGCCGGGGAACCGGTTCATGGTCGGCGATATGAAGCAGAGCATCTACCGTTTCCGTCTGGCGGAGCCGGGACTGTTCCTCGACAAGTATCGCAGCTTCGGCAGGAAGGGCCAGGAAGCAACGGGAGATACGGAGAGTAAAACCCGGAGCAGATTCCAGAGCGAATCTTGGGACGGGCATGCGGAAGGCGAATCCTCAGGCCTGGCGGAAGCCGGATTTGTGCAAAATGTGGAGGGGAACGGAAATCTGACTTCAAACCCCGACGCCGGAGCGGGCTCCAGAGGCATCGTGATCGATCTTTCGCGGAACTTCCGCAGCCGGATGGAAGTCGTGAACGCTGTGAACATGGTGTTCCGCCAGATCATGAACAAGACGGTGGCCGAAATTGCCTATGATGAACGCGCGGAGCTTGTGTATGGCGCGAACTTTCCGGGAGCGGCGGAGAAGGGGCCGGACTTGTCCTATGCGCCGGAGCTGCTGTTGATCGACAGAGGCGGCGCCAAAGGCCCTTCGGAGGAAGCGTCCAGCGATGGCGAAGGGGAGAGTGGCGAGAGCGAGCTGGCCGAGAGCGAGACGGCACAGCTTGAGGCTAGGGCTATTGCCCGGCGCATTGCCGTGATGACGGGCCGAGAAGGCGGGGAGCCCCTGCAAATCTATGACAAGGGTCTCAAGGCCATGCGCCCGGTAAGTTATGGAGACATTGTAATTTTGCTGCGCTCGGCCAGTTTGTGGGCGCCGCTGATGACAGAGGAGCTGCGGCTGGAAGGCATTCCGGCGTACGGCGACCAGAGCCGGGGCTATTTTCAGGCGATGGAGGTTGAAGTGGTTCTGTCTCTGCTGAAGGTGGTGGACAATCCCCGGCAGGACATTCCGCTGGCGGCGGCTCTGCGTTCTCCCGTCGTTGGCTTGACGGAGGAAGAACTGGCGAAGGTCCGGCTGTGCGGCGAAGGTTCTTTCTATGACGCGGTAATCGCGGCGGCTGCCGGCACAGGAGACGCAGCGGCGGATGAAGACAGCTGGAACATCAATGAAGTCGGGGCCGGACAGGATGTTGGCATCGCCGCTGCCCGCAAGAGCGCCGAAGATAACGGTTGGAATGAACAAGACGGCTGGAATGAACAAGACGTTGAAGAGCTGGCTTCTTCGGCGGAGCGGGAGAACCGGGCGATTGCCGAAAGTCTGCTGTCCGCCGGCGAACAAACGGCTGCAGCAGCCGATCGAACTTCTGGCGCGGCTTTCGCCGAAGGTGCTAAAGCGTCCGCACAACCGCAAGCCATATCCGCCAAACTTCAGGACAAGCTGCGCAATTTCCTGGCATTGCTTCACAGCTGGCGGGACGAAGCCCGCCAGGGAGAGGCCAGCGGACTGGTCTGGCGCATATACCGCGAGAGCGGCTATCTGGAATGGGTCGGCGGTCTTCCCGGCGGCGCCGGACGGCAGAGCAATCTGAAGGCTCTATACGACAGGGCCGTGCAGTTCGAGAACGACACCGCTTCCCGCGGTCTGTTCCGCTTCCTGGTCTATATTTCCAGGCTTCGCGAGAATGGCGGGGACCTCGGAGCTTCCGGTGGAAGCTCCGAGGAAGGAGAAGGCGTGCGGATCATGACAATCCACAAGAGCAAGGGACTGGAATTCCCTGTCGTCTTCATTGCCGGCATGTCCAAGAACTTCAACCGGCAGGATCTGTATGCGCCGTTTCTGATGCACAAGGAGCTGGGCTTCGGTCCCCGGTTCCTGGAGCGCGAGACGCGGGTCAGCTATCCGACGCTGCCCTATCTTGCCATCGGACGGCGTTCGCGGCTGGAGCTTCTGGCGGAGGAAATGCGCGTCTTGTATGTCGCCCTGACCCGGCCGAGAGATAAAATGATTCTGGTCGGCACGGTCCGCGATCTTGCGGGCCGGGCAGGCGCATGGATGTCTGCGGCGGGCGGGAATGAAGAGCTGCTGCCGGATCATCTGCTGGCCCGGGGCCGCAGCTATCTGGACTGGGTCGGACCGGCGCTGATCCGTCATCCCGGCGCGGCGCTGCTGCGCAAGATCGCTGGCAGGGAAGGAGCGGAGCCGCTCCAGCTCCGTGGGGATGCCTCCAACTGGAGCGTCGGCGTAGTCTCTTCCGCAGAGCTGGAGAACGGGCCGTCTGCGATCAGGATGGAAGGAGAAGATGCTCAGGAAGCGAGGGCATTGGTCCTGCAGGCGGTGAAGAAAGGCAAGCCGGTAACGGCGTTCACCAAAGGTTCAGGCTGGGCGGCGGAGGCGCTGTCCTGGAGCTATCCTTATGAGAGAGAGTCGCTTACTCCGGCCAAAACCTCGGTCACGGAACTGAAATCGCTGCTGACGCTGCAGAACGAGCCTTCCTACGATCTGCTGGAGGATGAGGTGGACAATCCGGGTGCGCTGAGTGCCGGCAGCGGTAATCTTCATCTGCGGCGGCCGAGGTTCATGGAGCAGCGGGGCGTTACACCGGCTGAACGCGGAACAGCTTATCATACCTTGATGCAGCATATTCCGCTTGAAGGAGCCGTCGACTCCACGATCGTCCGGGATACGCTGGATCGGCTGCGGCAGCTCTGCATCCTGACAGAGGAACAGGCTGAGGCGATTGATCCGGAGGAGGCGTCAGCCTTTTTCAGAGGCCCGCTCGGCGAACGTCTTCTCAAAGCTTCCTGGGCAAGAAGGGAAATGCCGTTCAGCTATATGGTTCCGGCATCGGAGGCGTATGGCGGGCTTCTCTTCTACGCCGATTCGGCGGACAGTGATCTGTTCTCCTTGAGCGGGGAACGAGATGTACTGATCCAGGGGGTGATCGACTGCCTGTTCCGCGAGGACGGCCGTCTGATCCTGCTGGATTACAAAAGCGACGCCGTGCTGGAGCATAAGGGCGGAATAGAGGCGCTGCGCGAGAAATACCGGTTTCAGCTGACGCTCTATTCGAAGGCGCTGTCCGACATCCTTGGCGAGGAAATCGCGGAGTCATGGCTGTATTTCTTCGATGGAAGCCAGGCCGTGCAGGTTAAGTAA
- the addB gene encoding helicase-exonuclease AddAB subunit AddB, translating into MPVTLLIGRSGSGKTTTIREAIARELRKDPLGAPIIQIVPEQGSFTAEQGLLRDSGVKGSLRAQTLSFPRLSYRVKQETGGRGGVPIGDEGKKMLLYKILSRRRDELKLFGASYDRPGFVERLGRLHAELKRCCHGACDLEDQLGRLQEVAGGSPILGNKLEDLNLVFSDLEKAMENLYIDEEDRLEELTELIPASSFVRGSSVYVDGFRGFTARELTVLRQLMLHAADVTIALTLDRPIPGGGRPGELELFHSSALAYIKLRGMAAELGLAVRDEVLAPSVPPRFAESAVLAHLERGFDRRHIYRGTQPAEDAITIAAAANKRAELEGALREMRRLAREEGAKYSEMAVFVRSLDDYDHLAPPLFRDYGVPFFMDRKEGELHHPLVEFIRSSLDIIRRRWRYEDVFRVIKTDFLLPEDGSLTRGDMDILENYVLACGIQGTRWTDSNYEWRGIPSLSLEEGGRSDGRMLPLMEKCREAVTAPLMAFEKAVRRSKTGLDLCRAVYGLLDRTGAARRLETMSAAALEGGRTLAAREHRQLWGAVLDLLDQIVEMMGEETVSFDLFAGILETGLAGLRMGLVPPSLDQVLLGTMDRTRVTGIKYVFLLGFNEGVVPALAQEDGVLSEVERAVLEEGGMELSPGASRQMLDERFLIYSALTSASRRLWISYAAADDEGKNLLPSEIIRHVRRMFPGLSEQYLPGVPVSAPEEDHHGFIGHPEQSLRMLIMQLREWKQGREIPAVWWDVYNWFTESEEWRPKLMTLTGSLFYRNPGMPLRKGTSLRLYGGTTLRGSVSRMEKFVSCPFSHFASYGLRLKDRQLYKLQAPDIGQLFHAALSSMGSDLQKQGRSWGSLTPEECVKEAGQTVDRLAPMLQGEILRSSKRYAYIARKLKNIVSRASVILGEHARRGSFDTAFLELDFGPGKPLPPLRVELPNGCLMEVVGRIDRVDTAEGENGIMLRVIDYKSSRKDLKLHEVYYGLSLQMLTYLDVLLTYAEEWLGEKAYPAGTLYFHVHNPLLSSSNGMGREEAQQELLKRFKMKGLLVADRDIVSLMDTTLDKGHSSIVPVALKSDGSFYSSASVATPEQWETLLGSVRGTIAEIGTRITEGDTAIMPYRIQQETACTFCSYRSVCQFDETVEGNAYKLLGKPGKDAVWEMLSRGKEGGQEQ; encoded by the coding sequence ATGCCGGTAACGTTACTGATCGGCCGTTCGGGCAGCGGCAAAACGACAACAATCCGGGAGGCCATAGCCCGGGAACTGCGGAAGGACCCGCTCGGCGCGCCGATTATTCAGATTGTACCGGAGCAAGGCTCCTTCACGGCGGAACAGGGGCTGCTTCGAGACAGCGGGGTAAAAGGAAGCCTGCGGGCGCAGACCCTGAGCTTCCCGCGCCTGTCCTATCGGGTGAAGCAGGAGACCGGCGGGAGAGGCGGCGTGCCAATTGGAGACGAAGGCAAGAAGATGCTTCTCTACAAAATACTTAGCCGGCGCAGAGACGAACTGAAGCTGTTTGGCGCTTCCTATGACCGGCCCGGCTTCGTGGAACGGCTCGGCCGTCTGCACGCGGAGCTGAAGCGCTGCTGCCATGGAGCCTGCGATCTGGAGGATCAACTCGGCCGTCTTCAGGAAGTGGCCGGCGGCAGTCCGATTCTTGGAAACAAGCTGGAGGATCTGAATCTGGTGTTCTCTGATCTCGAGAAAGCGATGGAGAACCTGTACATCGATGAAGAGGACAGGCTGGAGGAATTGACGGAGCTGATTCCAGCTTCTTCTTTCGTCCGCGGCTCGTCGGTCTATGTAGACGGCTTCCGGGGATTCACCGCAAGGGAGCTGACCGTGCTGCGCCAGCTGATGCTGCATGCTGCGGATGTAACGATTGCGCTGACGCTGGACCGCCCGATCCCCGGCGGAGGCCGGCCGGGCGAGCTGGAGCTGTTTCACTCTTCCGCCCTGGCATACATCAAGCTGAGAGGGATGGCGGCGGAGCTGGGACTTGCGGTCAGGGATGAAGTGCTGGCTCCGTCCGTGCCGCCCCGCTTCGCGGAATCAGCTGTGCTTGCTCATTTGGAGCGCGGGTTCGACCGGCGGCATATCTACCGGGGAACGCAGCCTGCAGAAGACGCGATCACGATCGCGGCGGCGGCCAACAAACGGGCCGAGCTGGAAGGGGCACTGCGCGAGATGAGAAGACTGGCGCGAGAGGAAGGGGCCAAGTACAGCGAAATGGCCGTCTTTGTCCGCAGTCTGGATGACTATGATCATCTGGCTCCGCCCTTGTTCCGCGATTACGGTGTTCCCTTCTTTATGGACCGCAAGGAAGGAGAGCTGCACCATCCTCTGGTGGAGTTCATCCGCTCCTCGCTTGATATCATCCGCCGCCGCTGGCGGTATGAGGATGTGTTCCGCGTCATCAAGACGGATTTTCTGCTGCCGGAAGACGGCAGTCTGACCCGGGGCGACATGGATATATTGGAGAATTACGTTCTGGCATGCGGCATTCAGGGAACCCGCTGGACTGACAGCAATTACGAGTGGCGGGGCATTCCGAGCCTGTCGCTGGAGGAAGGCGGACGGTCCGACGGACGCATGCTGCCGCTGATGGAGAAATGCCGGGAGGCGGTAACGGCGCCGCTCATGGCATTCGAGAAGGCGGTCAGAAGAAGCAAGACCGGCCTGGATTTGTGCAGAGCGGTCTATGGGCTTCTGGACCGGACAGGGGCGGCGCGGAGACTCGAAACCATGAGCGCCGCTGCCCTTGAGGGGGGAAGAACGCTGGCGGCGCGGGAGCACCGCCAGCTGTGGGGAGCGGTGCTGGACCTGCTGGACCAGATCGTGGAGATGATGGGAGAAGAGACCGTGAGCTTCGACCTGTTCGCCGGCATTCTGGAGACAGGGCTTGCCGGGCTTCGGATGGGTCTTGTTCCGCCGTCCCTCGATCAGGTGCTGCTCGGAACGATGGACCGGACCCGGGTAACCGGCATCAAATATGTCTTTCTGCTCGGTTTCAATGAAGGCGTCGTTCCGGCGCTGGCGCAGGAGGACGGCGTTCTGTCCGAGGTGGAGCGCGCCGTTCTGGAGGAAGGCGGCATGGAGCTGTCTCCCGGCGCCTCCCGTCAGATGCTGGACGAACGCTTCCTGATCTATTCCGCCCTGACGTCGGCTTCGCGCCGCCTGTGGATCAGCTATGCCGCTGCGGACGACGAAGGCAAGAATCTGCTGCCTTCGGAGATCATCCGGCATGTACGCCGGATGTTCCCCGGCCTGTCAGAGCAATATCTTCCGGGTGTGCCGGTGTCGGCTCCGGAAGAGGATCATCATGGATTCATCGGGCATCCGGAGCAGAGTCTGCGGATGCTCATCATGCAGCTGCGGGAATGGAAACAGGGACGGGAGATCCCCGCCGTCTGGTGGGATGTCTATAACTGGTTCACAGAGAGCGAGGAATGGCGGCCCAAGCTTATGACGCTGACGGGCTCGCTGTTCTACCGGAATCCGGGGATGCCGCTGCGCAAGGGGACCAGCCTCCGGTTGTATGGAGGAACGACACTTCGGGGAAGCGTCTCACGGATGGAGAAGTTCGTCTCCTGCCCGTTCTCTCATTTCGCATCGTATGGGCTTCGCTTGAAAGACCGGCAGCTGTACAAGCTTCAGGCTCCCGATATCGGGCAATTATTCCATGCTGCCCTCAGCAGCATGGGATCGGATCTGCAGAAGCAGGGGAGAAGCTGGGGCAGCCTTACACCGGAAGAGTGCGTGAAGGAAGCCGGCCAGACGGTGGACAGGCTGGCCCCAATGCTGCAGGGCGAAATTCTGAGAAGCTCGAAGCGCTATGCGTATATCGCCCGCAAGCTCAAGAACATCGTCAGCCGCGCCTCCGTCATTCTGGGCGAGCATGCCCGCCGGGGCAGCTTCGATACCGCTTTTCTGGAGCTTGATTTCGGTCCGGGCAAGCCGCTTCCTCCGCTGCGGGTGGAGCTTCCGAACGGCTGCCTCATGGAGGTCGTGGGGCGGATCGACCGCGTCGATACGGCGGAAGGCGAGAACGGGATTATGCTTCGCGTAATTGATTACAAATCGAGCCGCAAGGATCTGAAGCTGCATGAAGTGTACTATGGCCTTTCGCTTCAAATGCTGACCTATCTTGACGTGCTGCTGACTTATGCCGAGGAATGGCTCGGGGAGAAGGCTTATCCGGCAGGCACTCTTTATTTCCATGTTCATAACCCGCTGCTGTCCTCGTCCAACGGAATGGGCAGAGAGGAAGCGCAGCAGGAGCTGCTCAAGCGGTTCAAGATGAAAGGACTGCTTGTAGCCGACCGCGATATCGTCTCGCTGATGGACACCACGCTGGACAAGGGGCATTCCAGCATTGTCCCGGTTGCGCTGAAGAGCGACGGAAGCTTCTACAGCAGCGCCTCCGTGGCGACGCCGGAGCAGTGGGAGACGCTGCTGGGCTCGGTAAGGGGAACGATTGCGGAAATCGGAACACGGATTACGGAAGGCGATACGGCGATCATGCCTTACCGGATTCAGCAGGAGACCGCCTGTACGTTCTGCTCCTACCGGTCCGTCTGCCAGTTCGACGAGACTGTGGAAGGCAACGCCTACAAGCTGCTGGGCAAGCCCGGCAAAGATGCCGTATGGGAGATGCTCTCCCGTGGAAAGGAAGGAGGACAAGAGCAGTGA
- a CDS encoding GNAT family N-acetyltransferase encodes MLYSEGKIAVRRLENRDRELLAGWLSDDRVLEWYEGRDNPFDAEKVDAIFYKKDETNRCIAEYEDRAIGYIHFYPLADEEKRVYGYNAENVWGIDQFIGEPGCWNRGIGTMLVSSMVRYLRSKANAERIVTDPRTVNERAIRCYEKCGFRKVKMLPEREWHEGRYQDCWLMEFRS; translated from the coding sequence ATGCTCTACAGTGAAGGGAAAATCGCCGTTCGGCGCTTGGAGAACCGGGACCGGGAGCTTTTGGCCGGGTGGCTGTCGGATGACCGGGTGCTGGAATGGTATGAGGGCAGGGATAACCCGTTTGATGCGGAGAAGGTGGACGCTATTTTTTACAAAAAAGATGAAACGAACCGATGCATCGCCGAGTATGAAGATAGGGCCATCGGCTATATCCACTTCTATCCTTTGGCTGACGAAGAAAAACGGGTATACGGCTATAACGCCGAGAACGTCTGGGGAATCGACCAGTTTATCGGGGAGCCCGGATGCTGGAACAGGGGAATCGGCACGATGCTCGTCTCCTCCATGGTTCGTTATTTGCGCTCCAAGGCAAATGCCGAGCGGATTGTGACAGACCCCCGGACGGTTAATGAGAGAGCGATTAGATGCTATGAAAAATGCGGCTTCCGCAAGGTCAAAATGCTGCCGGAGCGCGAGTGGCATGAGGGACGCTATCAGGATTGCTGGCTGATGGAGTTTCGGTCCTGA
- a CDS encoding class I SAM-dependent rRNA methyltransferase, whose protein sequence is MASVILQRTRKKRLEAGHPWIYASEVETVEGEPSAGGLVEVLNHQRKYLATGYYNPASQIRIRVVSHRPVEDMDTGFFEERFACCLKHRVRFLPGETAYRLVYGEADFLPGLIVDRFGDVLVVQLLTLGMDLRREQIVEALVRVMQPKGIYERSDVSVRELEGLEQKTGLLYGEAPRHVTVTENGLKVIVDIEQGQKTGYFFDQRENRASIAPLMTGWGSRSGIILQEIEGEDGERRTVPVNKSGKEVTFPYWDGATVLECFSHTGSFTLNACKYGAKKVTCLDVSAHAIESAKANVELNGFGDRVEFVVDDAFQYLRNQVKGLEERSERALTAETSGSERKKAGKPDTSKPMTAGGGRTWDVVILDPPAFAKTKGAVKGACRGYKDINLHGMKLVNEGGYLVTASCSYHMRPELFLQTIAEAAEDAGKSLRLIEWRAAGKDHPQILGVEEGHYLKFAIFEVTSK, encoded by the coding sequence GTGGCAAGTGTAATTTTGCAGCGCACCCGTAAAAAAAGGCTGGAAGCGGGACATCCGTGGATTTATGCCAGCGAAGTGGAGACAGTTGAGGGCGAACCTTCCGCAGGGGGCCTGGTCGAGGTGCTGAACCATCAGCGCAAATATTTAGCGACCGGTTACTATAACCCGGCATCACAGATACGGATTCGTGTCGTATCTCACCGCCCTGTCGAGGACATGGACACAGGCTTCTTCGAAGAGCGCTTCGCCTGCTGCCTGAAGCACCGCGTGCGGTTTCTGCCCGGAGAGACGGCCTACCGTCTTGTGTATGGGGAAGCGGACTTTTTGCCGGGTCTGATCGTCGACCGTTTCGGCGACGTGCTCGTTGTGCAGCTGCTGACGCTCGGAATGGATCTTCGCCGGGAGCAAATCGTTGAAGCGCTGGTGCGGGTTATGCAGCCGAAGGGCATCTATGAGCGCAGCGACGTGTCGGTGCGGGAGCTGGAGGGACTGGAACAGAAGACAGGTCTCCTGTACGGCGAAGCCCCTCGCCATGTTACGGTAACAGAGAACGGCCTTAAGGTAATCGTCGACATCGAACAAGGTCAGAAGACCGGATACTTCTTCGACCAGCGGGAGAATCGCGCGTCGATCGCGCCGCTCATGACAGGCTGGGGAAGCCGCAGCGGCATTATCCTTCAGGAGATTGAAGGGGAGGACGGCGAGCGCCGGACCGTGCCTGTCAACAAGAGCGGCAAAGAGGTCACCTTCCCTTACTGGGACGGGGCGACCGTGCTGGAATGCTTCTCGCATACGGGCAGCTTCACGCTGAACGCCTGCAAATACGGCGCGAAGAAGGTAACCTGCCTAGACGTCTCCGCCCATGCGATCGAGAGCGCGAAGGCGAACGTGGAGCTGAACGGCTTCGGCGACCGGGTGGAGTTCGTCGTGGACGATGCCTTCCAATACCTGCGGAACCAGGTCAAGGGACTTGAGGAGCGCAGCGAGCGGGCATTAACAGCCGAGACGTCTGGCAGCGAGCGGAAAAAGGCCGGGAAGCCCGACACTTCGAAGCCGATGACGGCTGGAGGCGGGCGCACCTGGGATGTAGTCATTCTCGATCCGCCCGCCTTCGCCAAGACGAAAGGCGCGGTCAAAGGCGCCTGCCGGGGCTACAAGGACATCAACCTGCACGGCATGAAGCTTGTCAATGAAGGCGGCTATCTCGTGACGGCGAGCTGCTCGTATCATATGCGTCCTGAGCTGTTCCTTCAGACCATCGCCGAAGCCGCCGAAGACGCGGGCAAGAGTCTCAGGCTGATCGAGTGGCGGGCCGCAGGCAAGGATCATCCGCAAATTCTCGGGGTGGAGGAAGGACATTACTTGAAATTCGCTATTTTTGAGGTCACCTCGAAGTAA